A genome region from Halorussus pelagicus includes the following:
- a CDS encoding nucleotide-binding protein — MVEAFAVASGKGGTGKTTTTVALGMALAEEYDVTVVDADTGMANLLFHTGLTDADTTLHDLLVADADAAVSDAVYDRFGMSVVPCGTSLAAFEDADPDRLRSVVAELAADTDVLLLDSPAALGSKSAVLPVVLADRAVVVLQPTIPALSDGLKVQEYAHSYGTGTAGVVFNKVHDPEEAAGVAEKTERYFEGPTLASVPDSDAARAARREGVPLLAHAPDSEAARAYREAAANLDVRAGESDAVADRFRSAVIPDSP, encoded by the coding sequence ATGGTCGAGGCGTTCGCGGTTGCGAGCGGGAAAGGCGGAACCGGCAAGACCACGACGACGGTGGCGCTCGGGATGGCGCTGGCCGAGGAGTACGACGTGACCGTCGTGGACGCCGACACCGGGATGGCCAACCTTCTCTTTCACACCGGCCTGACCGACGCCGACACGACGCTTCACGACCTGCTGGTCGCGGACGCCGACGCCGCCGTCTCCGACGCGGTGTACGACCGGTTCGGCATGTCGGTGGTCCCCTGCGGGACGAGTCTCGCGGCGTTCGAGGACGCCGACCCCGACCGACTCCGCTCGGTGGTCGCCGAACTCGCCGCCGACACCGACGTTCTCCTGCTGGACTCGCCCGCGGCGCTCGGATCCAAGAGCGCGGTCCTGCCGGTCGTCCTCGCGGACCGCGCGGTCGTCGTCCTCCAACCGACGATTCCGGCGCTCAGCGACGGTCTCAAAGTTCAGGAGTACGCCCACTCCTACGGCACTGGAACCGCGGGCGTCGTCTTCAACAAGGTCCACGACCCCGAGGAGGCCGCGGGCGTTGCCGAGAAGACCGAACGCTACTTCGAGGGACCGACGCTGGCGAGCGTGCCCGATTCGGACGCCGCGCGCGCGGCCCGGCGCGAGGGCGTCCCCCTGCTCGCTCACGCGCCCGACAGCGAGGCGGCCCGCGCCTACCGCGAGGCGGCCGCGAATCTGGACGTGCGAGCGGGCGAATCGGACGCCGTGGCCGACCGCTTCCGGAGCGCCGTGATTCCCGACTCGCCATGA